In Elaeis guineensis isolate ETL-2024a chromosome 1, EG11, whole genome shotgun sequence, a genomic segment contains:
- the LOC105040091 gene encoding uncharacterized protein isoform X9, with protein sequence MTPSTLQVTLKENVKGKRVLLVLDDVWNEQQSLWESLRIPFLGAETVRIIVTCRNDSVAEIMQTVHPYHPGYLSEDDSWSLFEHYAFAGRESEEQSRLADIGKQIVEKCSGLPLAVKTMGSLLRHEIDEDSWMDVLQSDLWELDKDNETLASLRLSYNRMPPHLKPCFIYCSMFPKDYVFDRDVLVRLWMAQGYIPPQGRKTMEDIGDECFNDLLRRSFFDSFNYVGHSRFKMHDMIHDLAKLIAGNECYTIVDNWLPCFPDGVRHLYIQGEEELVKSLCSQNLRALRTLLVSARFGSIYRMIKEVTQFSLLLLRTECLRTLTFVWKSEDELPDSISNLKHLRCLHITSKFIKKLPGSVCLLYHLQTLILECDALAELPSGTGNLINLRYFRLQTHCIKRLPESVCQLRSLQTLDLHWCNKLKGIMSGIGILTNAQILCLPAGIKKLTNLQRLCGRYEVQGGIGVLKDLVNLQGDLCISGLRNLVSIEDAKDVGLKYKHKLKRLYLFWDANCEHDWYYDGLDLKAFLEENKDVPAYEKREEAVLEYLQPPANLKKLLINGYGGSIFPEWVGNPLSFASLQEIHIIGCQSVWSLPLFIHDSLGKLDASISKSMIERVSISCCQQLKYIAGLHNLYSLKELKISVCPRLLILSEEGLPSKLQKLHIEECQRLTSLPGMQTLTSLQALIIKNCPQLRFLSEEGLPTNLQDLHIEKCQRLISLRGMQNLTSLELLTIINCPQLRLLSEERLPTNLQDLHIKECQQLISLRGMQNLTSLELLTIINCPQLLLLAEEGLPSKLESLHIEECQQLTSLSGMQNLTSLRELTIQNCPKLCIHVEDQLSSMPHHVDIIDCPGLVNWCEIQKINCIQVVSGNKLTISNSWEKIMHGFHDLTSTEHRFDESSTSRVALLQPRSHLFFSNSWESFIKRPQAKLEELTIWSCMHILPLEGLPELTSLQRLIIKDCPGVRLLRDEVLPSMLKSLVLDSCENLRCLQLVQQNRYALEELQIVNCPEIVMVQGLDRLFFPKFLTIERCPQLLLSQDDWRPFIHPCAEIAGELEMKFNPPHSEETENKETIDDGTQEKQVLNCVMIERPNSVVSSRFDAADDCNMGQFLQLGLPSGCRSQCPVQNNAEPLWVDNNAVSPMFDDAADCNMGQFLQLGLPSEGVVSQIGNSNTMGSDRSIFRSLAIVSAMPNSPRTRRPALATPAAAMLRPCVRARQRVRPRVCSCPRARLRDRVNPCRMTLAVYAPNYKKKLLFL encoded by the exons ATGACTCCAAG CACACTTCAAGTTACTCTCAAGGAAAATGTGAAGGGGAAGAGAGTGTTGCTTGTGCTTGACGATGTGTGGAATGAGCAACAGAGCCTTTGGGAGTCCTTAAGAATCCCTTTTCTTGGAGCAGAAACAGTAAGAATTATCGTGACCTGTAGGAACGATTCGGTTGCGGAGATCATGCAGACAGTGCATCCTTATCATCCTGGCTACTTGTCTGAAGACGATTCTTGGTCATTATTCGAGCATTATGCATTTGCTGGCCGAGAATCTGAAGAACAATCACGCTTGGCAGATATCGGTAAGCAGATTGTCGAGAAGTGTTCCGGTTTACCATTGGCGGTGAAGACAATGGGAAGCCTTCTAAGACACGAGATAGACGAAGACAGTTGGATGGATGTCTTACAAAGTGATCTATGGGAACTAGACAAGGACAACGAGACTTTGGCATCTCTTAGATTAAGCTACAATCGCATGCCACCACATCTAAAACCCTGTTTCATTTACTGTTCCATGTTTCCAAAGGATTATGTGTTTGACAGAGATGTTTTAGTCAGATTGTGGATGGCACAAGGTTACATCCCCCCTCAAGGTAGGAAAACAATGGAGGACATCGGAGATGAATGTTTTAATGACTTGCTAAGAAGATCATTCTTTGATTCCTTTAATTACGTTGGTCATAGTAGATTTAAAATGCATGATATGATACATGATCTAGCAAAATTAATTGCAGGAAATGAGTGCTACACAATTGTGGACAACTGGCTACCCTGTTTCCCCGATGGGGTTCGCCATCTATACATACAAGGTGAAGAAGAATTAGTGAAATCACTGTGCTCACAAAATCTTAGGGCCCTACGGACCTTGTTAGTCTCGGCTCGGTTTGGGTCTATCTATAGGATGATAAAAGAAGTAACCCAATTTTCACTGCTTCTACTGAGGACAGAATGCTTACGGACTCTAACATTTGTTTGGAAAAGTGAAGATGAGTTGCCCGATTCAATCAGTAACCTGAAACACCTACGTTGCTTACATATCACATCCAAATTTATTAAGAAGCTCCCTGGATCAGTATGCCTCCTTTACCACCTACAGACATTGATCCTTGAATGTGATGCTCTTGCAGAGTTACCCAGTGGCACAGGTAACCTTATTAACCTACGATACTTTAGACTACAGACACATTGTATTAAAAGGCTCCCTGAATCAGTTTGTCAGCTACGCAGCCTGCAGACTTTGGATCTTCATTGGTGCAACAAACTTAAAGGGATAATGAGTGGCATAGGAATCCTTACTAATGCTCAAATTCTCTGTCTGCCAGCTGGAATCAAAAAACTAACAAATCTTCAGAGATTGTGTGGACGTTATGAAGTGCAGGGTGGGATAGGAGTGTTAAAGGACCTGGTGAACCTCCAAGGAGATCTCTGCATCTCAGGTCTCAGGAACTTGGTCAGCATAGAGGATGCAAAGGATGTTGGTCTTAAATATAAGCATAAACTTAAGCGGTTGTATCTATTTTGGGATGCCAACTGCGAACATGATTGGTATTATGATGGACTAGATCTAAAAGCTTTTCTTGAGGAAAATAAGGATGTCCCAGCCTATGAAAAAAGGGAGGAGGCCGTGCTTGAGTATCTTCAACCTCCCGCCAACCTCAAAAAGTTGCTTATAAATGGGTATGGTGGCTCCATTTTTCCAGAATGGGTGGGAAATCCTTTATCCTTTGCATCACTTCAAGAAATCCATATAATTGGATGTCAAAGCGTATGGTCCCTTCCTCTATTCATTCACGACTCTCTTGGAAAATTGGATGCATCCATATCAAAATCTATGATTGAGAGGGTGTCTATTTCTTGTTGCCAGCAGCTCAAATACATAGCAGGCCTTCATAATCTCTACTCACTTAAAGAATTGAAAATATCCGTTTGTCCTCGGCTCTTGATATTATCAGAGGAAGGACTGCCATCCAAGCTTCAAAAGCTGCATATTGAGGAGTGCCAACGGTTGACATCATTGCCGGGGATGCAAACCCTTACTTCTCTTCAagcattaattataaaaaattgtcCTCAACTCCGGTTCTTATCGGAGGAGGGACTACCAACCAATCTTCAAGATCTGCATATTGAGAAGTGCCAAAGGTTGATATCACTGCGGGGGATGCAAAACCTCACTTCTCTTGAGCTATTGACCATAATAAATTGTCCTCAACTCCGGCTTTTATCAGAGGAAAGACTACCAACCAATCTTCAAGATCTGCATATTAAGGAGTGCCAACAGTTGATATCACTGCGGGGGATGCAAAACCTCACTTCTCTTGAACTATTAACCATAATAAATTGTCCTCAACTCCTACTCTTAGCAGAGGAAGGACTACCATCCAAACTTGAATCACTGCATATTGAGGAGTGCCAACAGTTGACATCACTGTCGGGAATGCAAAACCTTACTTCTCTCAGAGAATTAACCATACAAAATTGTCCTAAACTTTGTATCCACGTAGAAGATCAGCTCTCATCTATGCCTCACCATGTGGATATTATTGATTGCCCTGGATTGGTTAACTGGTGCGAAATACAAAAAATCAACTGCATTCAG GTCGTTTCAGGCAACAAGCTGACTATATCGAACTCATGGGAGAAGATAATGCATGGGTTTCATGATTTGACATCCACCGAGCATAGATTTGATGAGTCATCTACTAGCAGAGTTGCATTGCTACAGCCTAGATCACATCTTTTTTTTAGCAATTCTTGGGAATCCTTTATAAAAAGACCCCAAGCCAAACTTGAAGAGCTGACCATATGGAGTTGCATGCACATCCTGCCACTAGAGGGCCTGCCTGAGCTCACATCTCTCCAAAGATTGATTATAAAGGACTGTCCTGGAGTCCGACTCTTGAGAGATGAGGTGCTCCCATCGATGCTCAAGTCCTTGGTACTTGATAGTTGTGAGAACCTAAGGTGTTTGCAGTTGGTGCAGCAGAACCGTTATGCACTTGAGGAGCTGCAGATTGTGAATTGCCCTGAAATCGTAATGGTGCAAGGGCTGGATCGCCTTTTCTTCCCCAAATTCTTAACAATAGAGCGATGCCCTCAACTCCTGCTTTCACAAGATGATTGGCGGCCATTTATTCACCCATGTGCTGAAATTGCAGGAGAATTGGAGATGAAATTCAATCCTCCACATTCAG AGGAAACAGAGAACAAAGAAACAATTGATGATGGAACCCAGGAGAAACAGGTGTTGAATTGTGTGATGATTGAACGTCCTAACAGTGTTGTATCTTCAAGATTTGATGCTGCAGATGATTGCAACATGGGTCAATTCCTACAGCTTGGGCTTCCTTCTGGTTGCAGGTCACAGTGCCCGGTACAAAACAATGCAGAACCATTG